ggggttgtaaCGGCCAATGTTTCGCATTCATTGGTCGGCACGGGAGAAGCTCGCTCTCTAAAATTCCAAACGGTCTAAGCCATTTGCTTTCGAGAGGCTGGTCCGGATTGTCCTTGAACTAGTCAGTCGTCTGTTTGGACCATTCTGGACCAGCCTTGATTTGTCCCCAACTTTGATGTTCTGTCTTCTGAGCTGTTAATgctctgtattatgtcatgttttgtggaCACCAGGAAGTACTCttctgctgctgcttttgcaacatctaatgggatcctaataaaataacaAATTTCAATGTCTGGAATATATCTGAACCAATCAGACGTCCATGATTTTGACTGAACCGGCCTTGAAAAATAGACTTCTATAAGAGACTTATTTTCAACTTTCACTCAACCTAACTTCAATATCTGGGAAATGGGGATTTTAGACAACTTTTCAAAATGTTGGATTACTGGGTCTACTCTAGATGTGTGGGTTATATGAGGGCATCAATTTATTTGCCTTGCCTAGGGTGTCAGGATGGCCAATTTCATATAATGCAGCTTTGGATTTTACCCCAGTCTCGAAAGCAACTGTTTTGGAATATTATGGAGAAACTACATaaagtaatttaaaaaaataaagtgcCTACAATTCAAGGCTGATCAGACCGCACCAAATCTGCATTTAACATGGACATTAAAGTTGGGGCCAAATCAAGGCTGGACTGGACCAAACAGATGTCTATGATTTGGTTTAACGCTGGTCCCAACTGCACAAAGACAATAACAATGCATCCAAAAAATGTTGGCATCGGTCCATGCTTACTGGTGTGTGGCCTACAGTGTCTGCTACAATGTAATATTATAAATGCCCATCCATGTGGCAGCCCTACTGTTTGTAAAACAGACAGTTTCATTGGCTTGACTAGTCCTGCTTCCTGTGACTAATCAATTTGCCTATTTAAGCTCTGAATATCAGCTACTTAAAATTAACTTTATCAGGAGTTATCCTGAGACTATTTGCAATATGTTTACACAGCGGGGAAATGCTTATCACAGGTTCGGCATCAGTGCTCGCCTAAAAATACCATATTCCACTGGTTTAAGGTTTAGTTTTAATAATTTGAccaatttttaaaaaacaagcGCACACCTTAAAGGCCATACATGCGCATGAATAAAATCATTGAGAATAACACACAaagacttatttccattgtggtcctcttgagacaagATGGCTAGCTAGACGAGATCGAACACAGTACGGCagtgaaataataaaacaaaaactgAGAAGAACAACTCATCATTCCAGTTACATCATAGGGGTTATTCATATGGGCACAGAAGAcatcaaatatatttttaactTTATTTTTAAATTTGCCCAGAGAGGACATTGTTTAACAAtaagaataagaatttgttcttaactgacttgcctagttaaataaaggtaaaattaaaacattttaaattgtTTTTATGGGCAGAGCCAACTCATTCCATTCTTAGGCTCCAGTACACAAAGTTCCTTTCCCAGCATTACTCCTGAACCTTTATAAGCACACATCAGCAacacctgatctgggtgctgtGATTGTGTGCGTCCCAAACACGAGGAAAGTAAATCACTTCGATATCTGGGCGCAGGAccataaatactcctgtaaaccaaacctagTCAAATCTGGGACACCTTAGCCTCAACAGGCAGCCAGTTTAGTTCCTGAAAGCAGCTCCTGCCTATGTGAGTGCGTGGACTCACCTTCAATACTACTCTGATCACCTTATTCTGGGCTATCTGGAGCTTCCCCTTCATACGTTTAGATAAGCCcccaaaccaggaagtactagCATAGTCAAAATGGCATTGAAATGAGGGCAGTAGCTTGCACTTTCATGGAGTCCTTAACAAGCAGCTTGGACAATCTAGGCAAAAACTTAGTCCTGGCATTAACCTTCCCTAGCACCTTATTGGCCATGCTCACACCTCCCAAGCTTCCATCTAGGATACATCCCAAGTAGCTAACAAAGGTTTTAGTAGTCAGCACCTCACCCCTTAACTCCACTCTGACCTACACAATTTAGGTCTGGATCCAAAAATAATTGCTTCAGTTTTCCCTAAGTGCAGAGATCGCTTATTATCTCCAAGCCATTTGCTAATGCAAGCCAAGAGCTTGTTAATTGTTTTTGGGCATAATTATGTGAGGTTTTGATGTTTGTGTGTCTTGGTCAGTTAAGCTTTGACAATGTCTCCCTCGTTAAACTCCTAATCCTGCCTAATGGGCTAAATGCCATGCTTTCAAAATATAAATATTGACATGGTACTAGCTCAACAAATTAAGTTAATCATTGGGTGGGAGTGATTCtgacttttttttaaagaatggaagttgtgacaaatcaaatttccCACACCCGTAATCTGATAGTCATGTGGAGCTCAGTCTGCCCAATGGCTCAGGTGCCCACACACAACATTGGCAGGCGCACACTAGCAGAGGTCTACTCGGCATAAGGTCCCCTCAGACCGATCCAGCTCAGAGGCCCAGCATATATTAATTTTAAAATGGAAAATGTCATCTTTATtgacactttaaaaaaatatataagttCTTTCCCCTACTCAAAATGAATCACTTTAAACTCAAATGTATCGGAGTGTTGCAATTCTAGATCGAATCGTTCATGAAGATCCATGTTTTCCTTCTTACAATAAGAAAGATGCAGTGTGGATAATGAAATAAAATGAATCAGTTGACCATAAACTTGTGAATGATTAGCCTAAAATTATAGCCTACTCACCCCAGTGTCAGCAGCACCACCAGTGCTACAGAAACTACACCATGGACATGTTTATGCTGATTTGGCCAGCATATTTGGGCATTACTTCATGCCTAATGCCTCGAGGCTATTCTTTTGTATGGCTAtacttattatattattatatattattccaAACCATTCAGCAACTTCACTTTTTGATGATTCCTCACGTTTGCATTCAATCGGGATAATGTTACTTGTAATCATAAAGTTCTGTCATCTTGTCCAATGTGTATATTTGGTGCGCTTAGGCCTCAAGTCACGCAGTGGTCGAATGTGCCACTTGAGCTTCtgggtttgaatccaggctctaGGCCGtcgcagtgcatgctgacacggtcgccaggtgtatggcgtttcctccgacacattgatgcggctggcttccgggttaagaggGCATCGTGTCCAGAAGCAGCGCGGCTTGATTGGtttgtttcagaggacgcacggctctcgaccttcgcctttcCTGAGTCCAtactggagttgcagcgatgagacaagactaactaccaattggaaaccacgaaattggggataaAATATTTTGTGCTTTGTCTTGTGGCAGGCGGGAGTCGGAGCGGAGGAACCACTCACTGGCCCGTCACGCTGACATCCTGGCTGCTGTAGAAACGCGTCTCTCACTACTCAACATGACCTTCATGAAATATGTGGACTCCGGTCTTTGCTGCTTCATCCCTGGCAAGGTGCCTAGATTCATCCTCTTTAACCTACCACCCACTAACAACCTGTCGCATCTGTACATTAGATGCTAATTTCTGTTTTATGGTTTTCTTTTACATCGACTAACTTTAGAGCTTCTCCTGTTTGGCCACATGATGGCAGTCCTGTTCTTAGATTGACTATAGTTTAGGGAAATTATTTGATTAAATTATCAAAgcatactttttttttaaagtggaAGACCAGTTCCATCCCAGAATGAACATGCTAGCTACTTCCATTAACTTGGATAGTCTTGGCctcaacattacacacacacacataccaggaTCACATTCTTAACATTCTAAGCCTAAGCGTACAATTTATTCTAAGCTTAAGGTTCCCGGCATGTGACTGTGTCTTTCCTTGAGGTGATTGATGAGATCTACCGTGTGCTGCGCTATGTGAACTCTACACGTGCGCCCCAGCGGGCTCATGAGGTGCTGCAAGAGCTACGGGACATCTCTTCCATGGCCATGGAGTACTTTGATGAGAAGATCGTCCCCATCCTGAAAAAAAGGCTTCCCGGGGCTGACCTGTCAGGGCGCCTCATCGGATCTGCCCCAGGTAATGAACAACTACACTGACCTTTCTATGGCCAATTAAGATTCAACAAACACCCATGTTATTTAATATGAATACAATTTAACATGACAATGTTTATTGTTCGACTTCGCTACCCATTTAAGAGTGTACCTAAGATCATCACCCTCCCTATTCTCTCTGCCTACCCCAGTGGCCGGCCCCTCCACCTCCCTGACCACCATGTCCCTGCTGGCCAAGAACACGCCGTCACGCTCTGAGATGACCAAGGTGCAGCAGCAGGTAAAGGTGAACGGGGCGTCCATGACGGTGCTGCGGCGGGAGAATCAGGAGGTGCGCGTCAAGCAGCTGGAGCAGCAAAAGCAGCTGCAGGACCAAGAGCAGAAGTTGCTGGAGCAGACTCAGGTTATCGGGGAGCAGAACGCCCGGCTGGCTGAGCTGGAGCACAAGCTCAGGGAACTGATGGACAGTGCGGTGGGGGGAGGTGCCAGGCCGGCCGTAGCCGCCTCCACCACAGCAGCTTCTTCCACGACGGGCTCTTCTGCTGTCGCCACGACGTCTTCTGCTGCTGTCGCCACGGCAACCAGTGTGGTGGGTAGCCCGCCCTTGAAACGCACCAGGAAGAGCTCAGACCTCCCGCGCCAGTCCAAACGCCTGCGCAGCAAGAAATAGGAtacaatgtttttgtttttgcctGATTGCACATCCCACCATGTCCTGTGACATTTCTTTTAATTCTCATTGTTTGGAATGTCTTTAGGAGAGGGGGGGTCATGGTAAAGGAGTTCGGAGTTGCTCTGTTTCCCTTGCGTTGAATCCCTTTGTCATGTCATTTTCAAATTCCTACAGAAACTACACCATGGACATGTTTATGCTGATTTGGCCAGCATATTTGGGCAAGAGTGCCAGTAGTCTCCACAGTTTAACCACTGACTCTTAAAGCCACTAAGAATTTGCACACTAGTTGACAAGGTTAAGGTTAGTTTGAAAAGTCAAACACCAATTTTGTTGTTCAGTCTTTCTTGTCAATCCACATTCGGTTGTTGGCTCCTAGTCGGGAGAGAGTCTTTGCAGTGAGGCAAGAAGTAATGAGAGCTTTCTAATATGTATCGCTTAACTACTAAAAAGGTTGACTTTGGTTGGTTAGAAATGCATTTGAAATATTGGCTAGACGAGACCACTCAGGATAAAGGATGTTTAAATTCTGCCTTTCAGACAATTTTGTTCTTATTTGATGCAAATTTAATTTCttattgtattgttctgttggccaggtgggattgCTTGAAAAATATCCTTGAGCAATATTCTTCATTTTCTGAGACGGGCTAAATTTAAAGTATTTGATTCCTGCATCGAGAGGGTTATATCCCAAATGTGGCGCAGTAAAATTAAAGGAAGTTAGTCTATttccaaaaaaatatataaatttgTATTTTAGCTAGGTCCTGGGAGATCACACATCTTCATGAAAAGGACAGTTTGAGGGTTCCTGTTGTAATGGACACTGTTCAGCTAGCATTAATGAAATGACACACTTGATTTTAAATGCATTTCTGTGTTCCGCATGAAGCTGCAGTCTGGCACTCCATGTTGCTTTGAAGACAGGCAGG
This genomic interval from Oncorhynchus keta strain PuntledgeMale-10-30-2019 chromosome 2, Oket_V2, whole genome shotgun sequence contains the following:
- the LOC118400443 gene encoding F-box only protein 28-like; protein product: MAAVVERVEGGFGALDCDSALPRLSTPPPDQLHQNNPLLGLPIVAIETILNFLSYDEISLLRLVCKRMDMINQRMLNQGFLKVERYHSLCQRQVKAQLPRRESERRNHSLARHADILAAVETRLSLLNMTFMKYVDSGLCCFIPGKVIDEIYRVLRYVNSTRAPQRAHEVLQELRDISSMAMEYFDEKIVPILKKRLPGADLSGRLIGSAPVAGPSTSLTTMSLLAKNTPSRSEMTKVQQQVKVNGASMTVLRRENQEVRVKQLEQQKQLQDQEQKLLEQTQVIGEQNARLAELEHKLRELMDSAVGGGARPAVAASTTAASSTTGSSAVATTSSAAVATATSVVGSPPLKRTRKSSDLPRQSKRLRSKK